Proteins encoded in a region of the Deltaproteobacteria bacterium genome:
- a CDS encoding P-II family nitrogen regulator: MKKVEAIIKPFKLDEVKESLNDIGVQGMTVSEVKGFGRQKGHTELYRGAEYVVDFLPKIKLEIIVPDDLVAQVVELVEKSARTGRIGDGKIFVTNVEEVVRIRTGERGHDAI, translated from the coding sequence ATGAAAAAGGTCGAGGCAATCATCAAGCCGTTCAAACTGGACGAGGTGAAGGAGTCGCTGAACGACATCGGAGTCCAGGGGATGACGGTTTCCGAGGTCAAGGGGTTCGGCCGCCAGAAGGGGCACACCGAGCTGTACCGGGGGGCGGAATACGTCGTCGATTTCCTGCCAAAGATCAAGCTCGAGATCATCGTTCCCGACGATCTGGTCGCCCAGGTGGTCGAGCTCGTCGAGAAGTCGGCACGGACGGGCCGGATCGGCGACGGGAAGATCTTCGTCACCAACGTCGAGGAAGTCGTCCGGATCCGAACCGGCGAACGCGGTCACGACGCCATCTGA
- the plsY gene encoding glycerol-3-phosphate 1-O-acyltransferase PlsY, with product MDASWLRGTLLVLFGYLLGSVPFGILVAKVFDRDVDLRKAGSGNIGATNVARTLGRSAGILTLALDVGKGILALALARQLLDPSATHWLALVGGAVFLGHIFPVYLRFRGGKGVAVALGVVLFLSPETAFVLVVLFAAVLYFTRYVSLASLCAAVGLPVAMAFLGRSRHYVTLALMMSFLVIYTHRKNIHRLLSGQESRFGAPPGE from the coding sequence ATGGACGCTTCGTGGCTCCGCGGCACCCTCCTCGTCCTCTTCGGTTACCTGCTCGGCTCCGTCCCGTTCGGCATCCTCGTCGCGAAGGTGTTCGACCGCGACGTGGATCTGCGGAAGGCCGGTTCGGGGAACATCGGCGCGACGAACGTCGCGCGCACGCTCGGAAGAAGCGCGGGGATCCTCACCCTCGCGCTCGACGTGGGAAAAGGAATCCTCGCCCTCGCGCTCGCCCGGCAGCTTCTGGATCCGTCCGCCACCCATTGGCTCGCCCTGGTCGGCGGGGCGGTGTTTCTGGGACACATCTTCCCGGTCTATCTCCGCTTCCGGGGGGGGAAGGGCGTCGCGGTCGCCCTCGGCGTCGTGCTCTTCCTCTCGCCGGAGACCGCCTTCGTCCTCGTGGTCCTCTTCGCCGCCGTGCTGTACTTCACGCGATACGTGTCGCTCGCGTCGCTGTGCGCCGCCGTTGGCCTTCCCGTCGCCATGGCGTTCCTCGGGAGGTCGCGGCATTACGTCACCCTCGCCCTCATGATGTCGTTCCTCGTGATCTACACCCACCGGAAGAACATCCACCGCCTCCTCTCCGGCCAGGAGAGCCGGTTCGGGGCGCCGCCCGGGGAGTGA
- a CDS encoding NAD-dependent malic enzyme has product MQIEKGIDKLVKTVRVMILDKPGFFGKVATAIGAAGGNIGDIKLVGYGLEYNTRDITIFVDSDIQLQGVLEELGKVEGVIISDIIDPVLEMHRGGKISVKSRIAIDSISTIRKIYTPGVAKVCKLIQRKPELAYDYTVIPNTVAIVTNGTAILGLGDIGAVAGMPVMEGKAALFDALVGINGIPILIQSKDTEEIIRTVASIAPTFGAIKLEDIKAPECFEIEDRLGEMLDIPVMHDDQHGTAVVVLAALLNASKYVGMQVKNDTVGMVGLGAAGMGISKLLMAFGVRKMLGADINPGALEIFAKEGGKPVTLPEIMASADIVICTTGVPGLIKKEMIRKGQVILALSNPRPEISPEDARAAGASFAADGRGVNNALAFPGVFRGALNARARKINNRMKIAAAKVISSCASAGELVPSILDLEMHAKVAEAVERAAFETGVARPRTEEIEET; this is encoded by the coding sequence ATGCAAATCGAAAAGGGAATCGACAAGCTCGTAAAAACCGTCCGCGTGATGATCCTCGACAAGCCGGGGTTCTTCGGCAAGGTCGCGACCGCGATCGGCGCCGCCGGGGGGAACATCGGCGACATCAAGCTCGTCGGGTACGGGCTCGAGTACAACACCCGCGACATCACGATCTTCGTCGACAGCGACATCCAGCTCCAGGGGGTCCTCGAGGAGCTCGGGAAGGTCGAGGGCGTCATCATCTCCGACATCATCGACCCGGTGCTCGAGATGCACCGGGGCGGGAAGATCTCCGTCAAGTCCCGCATCGCCATCGACAGCATCTCCACGATCCGGAAGATCTACACCCCCGGCGTCGCCAAGGTCTGCAAGCTCATCCAGCGGAAGCCCGAACTGGCGTACGACTACACGGTCATCCCCAACACGGTGGCGATCGTCACCAACGGCACCGCCATCCTCGGCCTCGGGGACATCGGGGCCGTCGCCGGCATGCCGGTGATGGAGGGGAAGGCGGCCCTCTTCGACGCACTGGTGGGGATCAACGGCATCCCCATCCTCATCCAGTCGAAGGATACCGAAGAGATCATCCGCACGGTCGCCTCCATCGCCCCCACGTTCGGCGCGATCAAGCTCGAGGACATCAAGGCCCCCGAGTGCTTCGAGATCGAGGACCGCCTGGGCGAGATGCTCGACATCCCGGTGATGCACGACGACCAGCACGGCACGGCGGTCGTCGTCCTGGCCGCGCTGCTGAACGCGAGCAAGTACGTCGGGATGCAGGTGAAGAACGACACGGTCGGGATGGTGGGGCTGGGAGCCGCCGGGATGGGGATCTCGAAGCTCCTGATGGCCTTCGGGGTCCGCAAGATGCTGGGCGCCGACATCAATCCCGGCGCGCTGGAGATCTTCGCGAAGGAAGGCGGCAAGCCCGTCACGCTCCCGGAGATCATGGCGTCGGCCGACATCGTCATCTGCACGACCGGCGTGCCGGGGCTCATCAAGAAGGAGATGATCCGCAAGGGGCAGGTGATCCTCGCGCTGTCGAACCCGAGGCCCGAGATCTCCCCCGAGGACGCCCGGGCGGCGGGGGCTTCGTTCGCGGCGGACGGCCGGGGGGTCAACAACGCGCTGGCGTTCCCCGGCGTGTTCCGGGGCGCGCTGAACGCGCGGGCCCGCAAGATCAACAACCGGATGAAGATCGCCGCCGCCAAGGTCATCAGTTCGTGCGCGTCCGCCGGGGAGCTCGTCCCCTCGATCCTCGACCTTGAGATGCACGCGAAGGTCGCGGAGGCGGTGGAGCGCGCCGCGTTCGAGACCGGCGTCGCCCGTCCCCGCACGGAAGAGATCGAAGAAACTTAA